A genomic segment from Vicia villosa cultivar HV-30 ecotype Madison, WI unplaced genomic scaffold, Vvil1.0 ctg.000470F_1_1, whole genome shotgun sequence encodes:
- the LOC131628693 gene encoding disease resistance protein RUN1-like isoform X2 — translation MSLIRKRACASPDFESLISEYTPATTTSLLHASLQKLESLISHLTASLKKVRFDVNTEIREHEVLLAKITCLSFTSHFHECILYLESLISELTSSFQVEGIDVNRVINEHEVFLSFRGDDTRASFTSHLHASLQNDGISVFMDDDSLQRGNHISASLLRAIENSQISVIVFSRNYADSRWCLEELVKIIQCRRTVGKVVLPVFYGVDPSEVRHQTGEFGQAFQRLLNRTSKDKKYKSLKWRKALREAAGLAGFVVLNSRNEREAINDIVEKVTLLLDKTQLFVADNPVGVESRVKDIIQQLDIQQSNNVLLLGMWGMGGTGKTTIAKAIYNKIGRNFEGRSFLVNIRETWEGTTGKVSLQERLLLDIFKETKTKIQSIESGKTTLKDRLCNKRVLLILDDVNILDQLKALCGSREWFGSGSRIIITTRDKHILRGIRVDKVYTMKEMDENESIEFFSLNAFKQPSPRKQFAEISRKIVEYCGGLPLALEVLGSYLFDRGLTDWKCVLEKIKIIPNDQVQQKLKISYDGLNDDTEKEIFLDIACFFIGMDRNDVIQILNPCGLFAEIGISVLVERSLITVDDKNKLRMHDLLRDMGREIIREKSPKEPEERSILWFREDVLGVLFDQNGTKAVEGLALKLPIANSKCFSTKAFKKMKRLRLLQLVGVQLDGDFEYLSRNLRWLCWNGFPLTCIPSNFYQGNLVSMELENSNMKFVWKETPRMEMLKILNLSHSHQLMQTPNFSNLPNLEKLILVDCPMLSEVSNSIGDLNKILLINLEDCICLCNLPRSIYKLTSLKTLILSGCLMIDTLEEDIEKMESLTTLIANNTGITRVPFSIVRSKSIGYISLCGYEGFSRDVFPAIISSWISPTNNFTPQFQTSTIMSSLISLDVPHSSSQELSSISKYLPSLRSLWVECSSEDQLSHDTTIILEALYALNSRELEPTSSTSQVSKNSFKSLFIQLGRNCQVANILKEKVLQYMSGDESGGCVLLGDSYPDWLSFNCDGSAVIFKVPQVEGRNLKSLICIAYSSTPDNITSDGLKNVLVKNYTKATIQLYRKETLASFTDEEGERVVSSIEPRDKVEVVVVFENGFSVKKTTVYLVYDEPMGEKSEQWEAPEQNTIACRADENESVQCEEPDENANAYSADENESILRTSSPQVELVEKNVGASSCGSVKYSFRQWITNFMCRLVECWG, via the exons ATGAGTTTGATAAGAAAAAGAGCGTGTGCATCTCCAGACTTTGAATCTCTCATTTCAGAATACACACCTGCAACTACCACTTCACTTCTCCATGCTTCTCTTCAAAAACTTGAATCTCTCATTTCACATCTCACTGCTTCTCTTAAAAAGGTCAGGTTTGACGTTAATACAGAGATCCGTGAACATGAAGTGTTGTTAGCAAAAATCACATGTCTATCTTTCACTTCACATTTCCATGAATGTATTCTATACCTTGAATCTCTCATTTCAGAACTCACTTCTTCTTTTCAAGTAGAAGGGATTGACGTTAATAGAGTGATCAACGAACATGAAGTGTTCTTAAGTTTCAGAGGAGATGACACGCGTGCATCTTTCACTTCACATCTCCATGCTTCTCTTCAAAACGATGGAATCTCCGTTTTCATGGACGATGATTCGCTTCAAAGAGGAAATCACATTTCAGCATCACTACTACGAGCTATTGAAAACTCTCAGATCTCTGTGATTGTTTTTTCAAGAAATTATGCTGATTCAAGATGGTGTTTGGAAGAATTGGTGAAAATAATCCAGTGTCGCAGAACTGTAGGAAAGGTGGTGCTTCCGGTGTTCTATGGTGTAGATCCATCTGAAGTTCGTCACCAAACTGGTGAGTTTGGACAAGCATTTCAAAGGCTTTTGAATAGGACTTCAAAGGACAAAAAATATAAGTCTCTCAAATGGAGAAAAGCACTCCGTGAAGCTGCCGGCCTTGCTGGTTTCGTAGTTCTAAATTCAAG GAATGAAAGGGAGGCTATCAACGATATTGTCGAAAAAGTTACTCTTTTGCTTGACAAGACACAATTGTTTGTTGCTGATAATCCAGTGGGAGTTGAATCACGGGTGAAAGATATAATTCAACAGCTAGACATCCAACAATCAAATAATGTTCTACTCCTAGGGATGTGGGGTATGGGGGGAACCGGTAAAACCACCATTGCAAAAGCCATTTACAACAAAATTGGCCGCAATTTCGAAGGCAGGAGTTTCCTTGTAAATATTAGAGAAACCTGGGAAGGTACTACTGGAAAAGTGTCTTTACAAGAACGACTTCTGTTAGAtatcttcaaagaaacaaaaaccAAGATACAAAGCATTGAGTCTGGGAAAACTACATTGAAAGATAGACTCTGTAATAAAAGAGTACTTCTCATACTTGATGATGTGAATATTTTGGACCAACTAAAAGCTTTGTGTGGAAGTCGTGAATGGTTTGGTTCTGGTAGTAGAATAATAATCACAACTAGAGATAAACATATACTTAGAGGGATAAGAGTTGACAAAGTATACACAATGAAAGAAATGGATGAAAATGAATCAATTGAGTTTTTTAGTTTGAATGCATTCAAGCAACCTAGTCCTAGAAAACAATTTGCTGAAATTTCTAGAAAAATTGTTGAGTACTGTGGGGGATTGCCACTAGCTCTGGAAGTCCTTGGTTCCTATTTGTTTGACAGGGGACTAACAGATTGGAAGTGTGTATTGGAGAAAATCAAAATAATTCCCAATGATCAAGTACAACAGAAGTTAAAAATCAGCTATGATGGTTTAAATGATGATACTGAGAAAGAAATATTTCTTGACATAGCTTGTTTCTTTATTGGGATGGACCGAAATGATGTTATACAAATATTAAATCCCTGTGGACTTTTTGCAGAAATTGGAATAAGTGTGCTTGTTGAGCGAAGCCTGATAACTGTTGATGATAAGAACAAGCTTAGAATGCATGATTTGTTACGAGATATGGGAAGAGAAATCATTCGTGAAAAATCACCGAAGGAGCCTGAGGAACGTAGCATATTATGGTTTCGCGAGGATGTGCTTGGTGTTTTATTTGATCAAAAT GGAACAAAAGCTGTTGAGGGACTAGCTTTGAAGTTGCCAATAGCTAATTCAAAATGTTTTAGCACTAAAGCGTTTAAGAAGATGAAGAGACTCAGATTGCTTCAACTTGTTGGTGTACAACTCGATGGAGATTTTGAATATCTTTCAAGAAATTTAAGATGGCTATGTTGGAATGGATTTCCTTTAACATGCATACCTTCAAACTTTTATCAAGGAAACTTAGTTTCCATGGAGTTAGAAAACAGCAATATGAAATTTGTGTGGAAAGAGACCCCG AGAATGGAGATGCTGAAAATCCTAAACCTTAGTCATTCCCATCAACTGATGCAGACCCCAAACTTCTCAAATTTGCCTAATCTTGAAAAGCTAATACTTgtagattgtccaatgttatctGAGGTTTCCAACAGCATTGGAGATCTCAATAAAATTCTTCTAATAAATTTGGAAGACTGTATTTGCCTATGTAACCTTCCAAGAAGCATTTATAAGTTGACATCTCTTAAAACTCTAATTCTTTCAGGGTGTTTAATGATTGACACGTTGGAAGAAGACATAGAAAAAATGGAATCTTTGACCACTCTGATTGCAAATAACACTGGAATAACAAGAGTTCCGTTTTCTATAGTCAGATCAAAAAGTATCGGCTACATTTCTTTGTGCGGCTATGAGGGTTTCTCAAGGGATGTATTTCCAGCTATCATTTCGTCTTGGATATCTCCAACAAATAATTTTACACCCCAATTTCAAACATCTACTATTATGTCTTCTCTTATTTCTTTAGATGTACCACATAGTAGTTCCCAGGAGCTATCATCGATTTCTAAGTACCTTCCAAGTCTTAGAAGTCTTTGGGTGGAGTGTAGCTCGGAGGATCAACTTTCTCATGATACAACAATAATTTTAGAGGCATTATATGCCCTAAATTCTCGAGAATTGGAACCAACATCTtccacatcacaagtatcaaaaAATTCCTTTAAATCTCTTTTCATTCAACTGGGAAGGAATTGCCAAGTTGCCAATATTCTGAAAGAGAAAGTTTTACAG TATATGTCCGGTGACGAGAGTGGTGGTTGTGTGCTCCTGGGTGATAGTTATCCCGATTGGTTAAGCTTCAATTGTGATGGTTCTGCCGTAATTTTTAAAGTCCCTCAAGTAGAAGGGCGTAACTTGAAGTCATTGATCTGCATTGCCTATTCATCAACTCCTGATAACATAACATCGGATGGTCTTAAAAATGTGTTGGTGAAAAATTACACGAAAGCCACCATTCAGCTCTATAGGAAAGAGACACTTGCTTCCTTTACAGACGAGGAGGGGGAGAGAGTAGTATCAAGTATAGAACCCAGAGACAAAgtggaagttgttgttgtttttgaaaaTGGTTTCAGTGTGAAGAAAACTACAGTTTATCTCGTATATGATGAACCAATGGGAGAAAAAAGTGAACAATGGGAAGCACCAGAACAAAATACTATTGCTTGTAGGGCTGATGAAAATGAAAGCGTACAATGTGAAGAACCAGACGAAAATGCTAATGCTTATAGTGCTGATGAAAATGAAAGCATATTAAGGACGAGCTCTCCACAAGTGGAACTCGTGGAAAAAAATGTTGGTGCGAGTAGTTGTGGATCTGTCAAATATAGTTTTAGACAGTGGATTACAAATTTTATGTGTAGATTAGTGGAGTGCTGGGGATAG
- the LOC131628693 gene encoding disease resistance protein RUN1-like isoform X1: MEWNEIHTTPFRSAPSVFKLSKQRNIILFHSVLLRSIRFHQSKQSLREKNTDASFTSILHESIQQLGSLISELTSSLQEDVDREIHSHENFMSLIRKRACASPDFESLISEYTPATTTSLLHASLQKLESLISHLTASLKKVRFDVNTEIREHEVLLAKITCLSFTSHFHECILYLESLISELTSSFQVEGIDVNRVINEHEVFLSFRGDDTRASFTSHLHASLQNDGISVFMDDDSLQRGNHISASLLRAIENSQISVIVFSRNYADSRWCLEELVKIIQCRRTVGKVVLPVFYGVDPSEVRHQTGEFGQAFQRLLNRTSKDKKYKSLKWRKALREAAGLAGFVVLNSRNEREAINDIVEKVTLLLDKTQLFVADNPVGVESRVKDIIQQLDIQQSNNVLLLGMWGMGGTGKTTIAKAIYNKIGRNFEGRSFLVNIRETWEGTTGKVSLQERLLLDIFKETKTKIQSIESGKTTLKDRLCNKRVLLILDDVNILDQLKALCGSREWFGSGSRIIITTRDKHILRGIRVDKVYTMKEMDENESIEFFSLNAFKQPSPRKQFAEISRKIVEYCGGLPLALEVLGSYLFDRGLTDWKCVLEKIKIIPNDQVQQKLKISYDGLNDDTEKEIFLDIACFFIGMDRNDVIQILNPCGLFAEIGISVLVERSLITVDDKNKLRMHDLLRDMGREIIREKSPKEPEERSILWFREDVLGVLFDQNGTKAVEGLALKLPIANSKCFSTKAFKKMKRLRLLQLVGVQLDGDFEYLSRNLRWLCWNGFPLTCIPSNFYQGNLVSMELENSNMKFVWKETPRMEMLKILNLSHSHQLMQTPNFSNLPNLEKLILVDCPMLSEVSNSIGDLNKILLINLEDCICLCNLPRSIYKLTSLKTLILSGCLMIDTLEEDIEKMESLTTLIANNTGITRVPFSIVRSKSIGYISLCGYEGFSRDVFPAIISSWISPTNNFTPQFQTSTIMSSLISLDVPHSSSQELSSISKYLPSLRSLWVECSSEDQLSHDTTIILEALYALNSRELEPTSSTSQVSKNSFKSLFIQLGRNCQVANILKEKVLQYMSGDESGGCVLLGDSYPDWLSFNCDGSAVIFKVPQVEGRNLKSLICIAYSSTPDNITSDGLKNVLVKNYTKATIQLYRKETLASFTDEEGERVVSSIEPRDKVEVVVVFENGFSVKKTTVYLVYDEPMGEKSEQWEAPEQNTIACRADENESVQCEEPDENANAYSADENESILRTSSPQVELVEKNVGASSCGSVKYSFRQWITNFMCRLVECWG; this comes from the exons atggaatggaatgaaatccataccactcctttccgctccgctccatccgtttttaaattatccaaacaacggaatatcattttattccattccgttctgctccgctccatccgattccatcaatccaaacaaagcctgAGAGAAAAAAACACAGATGCATCTTTCACTTCAATTCTCCATGAATCTATTCAACAGCTTGGATCTCTCATTTCAGAACTCACTTCTTCGCTTCAAGAGGACGTCGATAGAGAGATTCATTCACATGAAAATTTTATGAGTTTGATAAGAAAAAGAGCGTGTGCATCTCCAGACTTTGAATCTCTCATTTCAGAATACACACCTGCAACTACCACTTCACTTCTCCATGCTTCTCTTCAAAAACTTGAATCTCTCATTTCACATCTCACTGCTTCTCTTAAAAAGGTCAGGTTTGACGTTAATACAGAGATCCGTGAACATGAAGTGTTGTTAGCAAAAATCACATGTCTATCTTTCACTTCACATTTCCATGAATGTATTCTATACCTTGAATCTCTCATTTCAGAACTCACTTCTTCTTTTCAAGTAGAAGGGATTGACGTTAATAGAGTGATCAACGAACATGAAGTGTTCTTAAGTTTCAGAGGAGATGACACGCGTGCATCTTTCACTTCACATCTCCATGCTTCTCTTCAAAACGATGGAATCTCCGTTTTCATGGACGATGATTCGCTTCAAAGAGGAAATCACATTTCAGCATCACTACTACGAGCTATTGAAAACTCTCAGATCTCTGTGATTGTTTTTTCAAGAAATTATGCTGATTCAAGATGGTGTTTGGAAGAATTGGTGAAAATAATCCAGTGTCGCAGAACTGTAGGAAAGGTGGTGCTTCCGGTGTTCTATGGTGTAGATCCATCTGAAGTTCGTCACCAAACTGGTGAGTTTGGACAAGCATTTCAAAGGCTTTTGAATAGGACTTCAAAGGACAAAAAATATAAGTCTCTCAAATGGAGAAAAGCACTCCGTGAAGCTGCCGGCCTTGCTGGTTTCGTAGTTCTAAATTCAAG GAATGAAAGGGAGGCTATCAACGATATTGTCGAAAAAGTTACTCTTTTGCTTGACAAGACACAATTGTTTGTTGCTGATAATCCAGTGGGAGTTGAATCACGGGTGAAAGATATAATTCAACAGCTAGACATCCAACAATCAAATAATGTTCTACTCCTAGGGATGTGGGGTATGGGGGGAACCGGTAAAACCACCATTGCAAAAGCCATTTACAACAAAATTGGCCGCAATTTCGAAGGCAGGAGTTTCCTTGTAAATATTAGAGAAACCTGGGAAGGTACTACTGGAAAAGTGTCTTTACAAGAACGACTTCTGTTAGAtatcttcaaagaaacaaaaaccAAGATACAAAGCATTGAGTCTGGGAAAACTACATTGAAAGATAGACTCTGTAATAAAAGAGTACTTCTCATACTTGATGATGTGAATATTTTGGACCAACTAAAAGCTTTGTGTGGAAGTCGTGAATGGTTTGGTTCTGGTAGTAGAATAATAATCACAACTAGAGATAAACATATACTTAGAGGGATAAGAGTTGACAAAGTATACACAATGAAAGAAATGGATGAAAATGAATCAATTGAGTTTTTTAGTTTGAATGCATTCAAGCAACCTAGTCCTAGAAAACAATTTGCTGAAATTTCTAGAAAAATTGTTGAGTACTGTGGGGGATTGCCACTAGCTCTGGAAGTCCTTGGTTCCTATTTGTTTGACAGGGGACTAACAGATTGGAAGTGTGTATTGGAGAAAATCAAAATAATTCCCAATGATCAAGTACAACAGAAGTTAAAAATCAGCTATGATGGTTTAAATGATGATACTGAGAAAGAAATATTTCTTGACATAGCTTGTTTCTTTATTGGGATGGACCGAAATGATGTTATACAAATATTAAATCCCTGTGGACTTTTTGCAGAAATTGGAATAAGTGTGCTTGTTGAGCGAAGCCTGATAACTGTTGATGATAAGAACAAGCTTAGAATGCATGATTTGTTACGAGATATGGGAAGAGAAATCATTCGTGAAAAATCACCGAAGGAGCCTGAGGAACGTAGCATATTATGGTTTCGCGAGGATGTGCTTGGTGTTTTATTTGATCAAAAT GGAACAAAAGCTGTTGAGGGACTAGCTTTGAAGTTGCCAATAGCTAATTCAAAATGTTTTAGCACTAAAGCGTTTAAGAAGATGAAGAGACTCAGATTGCTTCAACTTGTTGGTGTACAACTCGATGGAGATTTTGAATATCTTTCAAGAAATTTAAGATGGCTATGTTGGAATGGATTTCCTTTAACATGCATACCTTCAAACTTTTATCAAGGAAACTTAGTTTCCATGGAGTTAGAAAACAGCAATATGAAATTTGTGTGGAAAGAGACCCCG AGAATGGAGATGCTGAAAATCCTAAACCTTAGTCATTCCCATCAACTGATGCAGACCCCAAACTTCTCAAATTTGCCTAATCTTGAAAAGCTAATACTTgtagattgtccaatgttatctGAGGTTTCCAACAGCATTGGAGATCTCAATAAAATTCTTCTAATAAATTTGGAAGACTGTATTTGCCTATGTAACCTTCCAAGAAGCATTTATAAGTTGACATCTCTTAAAACTCTAATTCTTTCAGGGTGTTTAATGATTGACACGTTGGAAGAAGACATAGAAAAAATGGAATCTTTGACCACTCTGATTGCAAATAACACTGGAATAACAAGAGTTCCGTTTTCTATAGTCAGATCAAAAAGTATCGGCTACATTTCTTTGTGCGGCTATGAGGGTTTCTCAAGGGATGTATTTCCAGCTATCATTTCGTCTTGGATATCTCCAACAAATAATTTTACACCCCAATTTCAAACATCTACTATTATGTCTTCTCTTATTTCTTTAGATGTACCACATAGTAGTTCCCAGGAGCTATCATCGATTTCTAAGTACCTTCCAAGTCTTAGAAGTCTTTGGGTGGAGTGTAGCTCGGAGGATCAACTTTCTCATGATACAACAATAATTTTAGAGGCATTATATGCCCTAAATTCTCGAGAATTGGAACCAACATCTtccacatcacaagtatcaaaaAATTCCTTTAAATCTCTTTTCATTCAACTGGGAAGGAATTGCCAAGTTGCCAATATTCTGAAAGAGAAAGTTTTACAG TATATGTCCGGTGACGAGAGTGGTGGTTGTGTGCTCCTGGGTGATAGTTATCCCGATTGGTTAAGCTTCAATTGTGATGGTTCTGCCGTAATTTTTAAAGTCCCTCAAGTAGAAGGGCGTAACTTGAAGTCATTGATCTGCATTGCCTATTCATCAACTCCTGATAACATAACATCGGATGGTCTTAAAAATGTGTTGGTGAAAAATTACACGAAAGCCACCATTCAGCTCTATAGGAAAGAGACACTTGCTTCCTTTACAGACGAGGAGGGGGAGAGAGTAGTATCAAGTATAGAACCCAGAGACAAAgtggaagttgttgttgtttttgaaaaTGGTTTCAGTGTGAAGAAAACTACAGTTTATCTCGTATATGATGAACCAATGGGAGAAAAAAGTGAACAATGGGAAGCACCAGAACAAAATACTATTGCTTGTAGGGCTGATGAAAATGAAAGCGTACAATGTGAAGAACCAGACGAAAATGCTAATGCTTATAGTGCTGATGAAAATGAAAGCATATTAAGGACGAGCTCTCCACAAGTGGAACTCGTGGAAAAAAATGTTGGTGCGAGTAGTTGTGGATCTGTCAAATATAGTTTTAGACAGTGGATTACAAATTTTATGTGTAGATTAGTGGAGTGCTGGGGATAG
- the LOC131628696 gene encoding protein ADP-ribosyltransferase PARP3-like isoform X2 — translation MACSNLLRHLQKRVFPAICSLSVPGYMFGKAIVCSEAVAEAARYGFTAVDRPEGFLVLAIASLGNEITEMKSPPEIQYLWRKKRLE, via the exons ATGGCGTG CTCAAATCTTTTGAGGCACTTGCAGAAGAGGGTTTTCCCAGCTATATGTTCACTATCGGTTCCAGGTTACATG TTTGGCAAAGCCATTGTTTGCTCTGAGGCTGTAGCTGAGGCTGCAAGATATGGTTTTACTGCTGTAGACAGGCCTGAAGGGTTCTTGGTTTTGGCTATTGCTTCACTGGGAAATGAGATTACTGAGATGAAAAGTCCCCCTGA GATACAATATCTTTGGAGGAAAAAAAGATTGGAGTGA
- the LOC131628696 gene encoding protein ADP-ribosyltransferase PARP3-like isoform X1, with translation MACSNLLRHLQKRVFPAICSLSVPGYMFGKAIVCSEAVAEAARYGFTAVDRPEGFLVLAIASLGNEITEMKSPPELSNSYYPIWFSLTKLLLIWL, from the exons ATGGCGTG CTCAAATCTTTTGAGGCACTTGCAGAAGAGGGTTTTCCCAGCTATATGTTCACTATCGGTTCCAGGTTACATG TTTGGCAAAGCCATTGTTTGCTCTGAGGCTGTAGCTGAGGCTGCAAGATATGGTTTTACTGCTGTAGACAGGCCTGAAGGGTTCTTGGTTTTGGCTATTGCTTCACTGGGAAATGAGATTACTGAGATGAAAAGTCCCCCTGAGTTAAGCAATAGTTATTATCCTATATGGTTTTCACTTACGAAACTATTATTGATATGGTTATGA